A part of Melittangium boletus DSM 14713 genomic DNA contains:
- a CDS encoding aminotransferase class I/II-fold pyridoxal phosphate-dependent enzyme, with amino-acid sequence MRIPEFKLERYFAKWEFQAPYLLCSSDIEGWRMSDLLALADADARERWERLSLGYTESTGLPVLREELAGLYPGVDAGQVLTFAGAQDAIFVLLNVLLGPGDHAVVTWPGYQSLYEVARATGAEVSLLRLREDEGWRLDLAAVERMLRPDTKVVVVNFPHNPTGALPDAETWRGLFALAEARGVYVLSDEVYRYLEYDARDTLPSAVEVSARGVSVGVMSKAFGLAGLRVGWLASRDAGLLARCAAFKDYTSLCNAAPSEVLALVALRARERVLARSRALLADNLARMDDFFARRREHFSWVRPKAGSVAFPRLLSGESVEKFCQALVAQEGVLLLPGAVYDFPGNHFRLGLGRMNLPEALARLERFCDTFFQR; translated from the coding sequence ATGCGGATTCCAGAGTTCAAGCTCGAGCGGTACTTCGCGAAATGGGAGTTCCAGGCGCCCTATCTGCTGTGCTCCTCGGACATCGAGGGCTGGCGGATGAGCGACCTGCTGGCTCTGGCGGACGCGGACGCGCGCGAGCGCTGGGAGCGGCTGAGCCTGGGCTACACGGAGTCCACGGGCCTGCCCGTGTTGCGCGAGGAATTGGCCGGGCTCTACCCCGGGGTGGACGCCGGGCAGGTGTTGACGTTCGCGGGGGCGCAGGACGCGATCTTCGTCCTGCTCAACGTGCTCCTGGGGCCGGGGGATCACGCGGTGGTGACATGGCCGGGCTACCAGTCCCTGTACGAGGTGGCTCGGGCGACGGGGGCGGAGGTGTCGCTCCTGCGGCTGCGCGAGGACGAGGGCTGGCGCCTGGACCTCGCGGCGGTGGAGCGCATGCTGCGGCCGGACACGAAGGTGGTGGTGGTGAACTTCCCGCACAACCCCACGGGCGCGCTGCCGGACGCGGAGACGTGGCGGGGGTTGTTCGCGCTGGCCGAGGCTCGGGGCGTGTACGTGCTGTCGGACGAGGTGTACCGCTACCTCGAATACGACGCGCGCGACACGTTGCCCTCGGCGGTGGAGGTGTCGGCCCGGGGGGTGAGCGTGGGGGTGATGTCCAAGGCGTTCGGGCTGGCGGGGCTGCGGGTGGGGTGGCTGGCGAGCCGGGACGCGGGGCTGCTGGCGCGCTGCGCGGCCTTCAAGGACTACACGTCCCTGTGCAACGCGGCGCCGAGCGAGGTGCTGGCGCTCGTGGCGCTGCGGGCGCGGGAGCGGGTTCTGGCGAGGAGCCGGGCGCTCCTGGCGGACAACCTGGCGCGGATGGACGACTTCTTCGCGCGGCGGCGGGAACACTTCTCCTGGGTGCGGCCCAAGGCGGGAAGCGTGGCGTTCCCCCGGCTGTTGAGTGGAGAGTCGGTGGAGAAGTTCTGTCAGGCCCTGGTGGCACAGGAAGGCGTATTGCTTCTGCCCGGAGCCGTGTATGACTTCCCCGGGAATCACTTCCGGCTGGGGCTGGGCCGCATGAACCTGCCTGAAGCGCTCGCTCGACTCGAGCGCTTTTGCGACACCTTCTTTCAACGCTGA
- a CDS encoding nuclear transport factor 2 family protein, with translation MSPLPLLLLTLVTASPEPVKTPSPLAAVNAVLDDWHRAAAQADEARYFGHFTPDAVYLGTDGSERWTRDEFRAWARPYFTRGQAWSFTPSARRVTFSKDGAVAWFDEALATPNMGPARGSGVLVKDAGGWKIAQYNLSVPIPNDLLEDFKARIEAHGKKPPAPVKP, from the coding sequence ATGTCCCCGCTCCCCCTGCTGTTGCTCACCCTCGTCACCGCCTCGCCCGAGCCGGTCAAGACGCCCTCGCCCCTGGCCGCGGTGAACGCCGTGCTGGATGACTGGCACCGCGCGGCCGCCCAGGCGGACGAGGCCCGCTACTTCGGCCACTTCACCCCGGACGCCGTGTACCTCGGGACGGATGGGAGCGAGCGCTGGACTCGGGACGAGTTCCGCGCGTGGGCCCGGCCCTACTTCACGAGGGGCCAGGCGTGGAGCTTCACCCCGAGCGCTCGCCGGGTGACCTTCTCCAAGGACGGGGCGGTGGCCTGGTTCGACGAGGCCCTGGCGACGCCCAACATGGGTCCCGCCCGGGGCTCGGGGGTGCTGGTGAAGGACGCGGGCGGGTGGAAGATCGCCCAGTACAACCTGTCCGTGCCCATCCCCAATGACCTGCTGGAGGACTTCAAGGCGCGCATCGAGGCGCACGGAAAGAAGCCCCCGGCGCCCGTGAAGCCCTGA
- a CDS encoding NYN domain-containing protein, whose translation MNNNEHRIALFLDFENLVTNTGISPNNFDLQPAMDRLLERGKVVFRRAYCDWSRFKEAKGNLHGYGVELIDVPPSTRSGKNGADMRMVIDALELCYAREHIDTFAIASGDSDFCPLAYKLRENGRTLIGLGVKEATSPLFVKACDEFIYLRPRHKEEKEKDREHKKEDKKDKRSEESGRGRGKQGKESKDAAHPAKGKADVPDIAVEVVQRLLGRATGSVNPSLIKEAIVRKEPDFDERDHGFSTFAKLLAAMEHDGLLKRVQQGRQWYVVAPDAAVEPPAASKGKNARAAVEEDEEEVYPDPIDD comes from the coding sequence TTGAACAACAACGAGCACCGGATCGCGCTGTTCCTCGACTTCGAGAACCTGGTGACGAACACCGGTATCTCCCCCAACAACTTCGACCTGCAACCCGCCATGGACCGCCTGCTCGAGCGCGGCAAGGTGGTGTTCCGCCGGGCCTACTGCGACTGGTCCCGCTTCAAGGAGGCGAAGGGCAACCTGCACGGCTACGGCGTGGAACTCATCGACGTGCCTCCCTCCACCCGCTCGGGGAAGAACGGCGCGGACATGCGCATGGTCATCGACGCGCTGGAGCTCTGCTACGCGCGCGAGCATATCGACACCTTCGCCATCGCCTCGGGAGACAGCGACTTCTGCCCCCTGGCCTACAAGCTGCGCGAGAACGGCCGCACCCTCATCGGCCTGGGCGTGAAGGAGGCGACCAGTCCCCTCTTCGTCAAGGCCTGTGACGAGTTCATCTACCTGCGCCCTCGCCACAAGGAGGAGAAGGAGAAGGACCGGGAGCACAAGAAGGAGGACAAGAAGGACAAGCGCTCCGAGGAGTCCGGGCGCGGCCGAGGTAAGCAGGGCAAGGAGAGCAAGGACGCCGCGCATCCGGCCAAGGGCAAGGCGGACGTGCCGGACATCGCGGTGGAGGTGGTGCAGCGGCTGCTCGGACGTGCCACGGGCTCGGTGAACCCCTCGCTCATCAAGGAGGCCATCGTGCGCAAGGAGCCGGACTTCGACGAGCGCGACCACGGCTTCTCCACCTTCGCCAAGCTGCTCGCGGCCATGGAGCACGATGGCCTGCTCAAGCGCGTGCAGCAGGGCCGCCAGTGGTACGTGGTGGCGCCGGACGCCGCCGTCGAGCCCCCGGCCGCCAGCAAGGGCAAGAACGCCCGTGCCGCCGTCGAGGAGGACGAGGAAGAGGTCTACCCGGACCCCATCGACGATTGA